From a single Helicovermis profundi genomic region:
- a CDS encoding B12-binding domain-containing radical SAM protein — MKILLTTLNARFTHSSLALRYLKAYNDKINSTEFDVDIREFTINQHKDYILKELFTGKHDMVAFSCYIWNIDMILEIAKNLKKVSPKVKIILGGPEVSFDSELILKNNLFIDFIIFGEGEITFNHLLNTIKSDENLALVDGLSFRIGEKIIKNKERNQIDNLDIVPFPYSDLKELENRIIYYESSRGCPFNCQYCLSSLEKGVRFFSFERVKKDLDFFLKRDVVQVKFVDRTFNANKAHAYKIFDYLIQNDNGITNFHFEMTASLIDDDMISLVKNAREGLFQFEIGVQSTNVETIKEIKRKIPFDKVKYVTLKLLESKNIHLHLDLIAGLPYETFSIFMSSFDDVFALRPEKLQLGFLKLLKGSGLRKNIDMYEYVFDNKAPYEVFSNKYISFSDIIKLKGIEELLELYYNSGLFKHTVEYILLNYFERESEFFVKFNEYWIRKKLIHNSHGMEQLFVILYEFMNDLFPDSLEIIGELLQFDFYRIGKKKEFSWYKRDLKEIKKSTHDFLHDEENLMKYLPGYINVPAKEILKKIIIREFSHDVIQLINSAYKESVPKSTLVLFDYNVSNRIFDFSNYYKIR; from the coding sequence ATGAAAATTTTGTTAACAACACTTAATGCTAGATTTACTCATTCATCTTTGGCTCTGAGATATTTAAAAGCTTATAATGATAAAATAAATTCTACTGAATTCGATGTTGATATTCGAGAATTTACAATAAATCAGCACAAAGATTATATTTTAAAAGAACTTTTTACTGGAAAACATGATATGGTTGCATTTAGCTGCTATATATGGAATATTGACATGATACTTGAAATTGCAAAAAATCTAAAAAAAGTTAGTCCTAAGGTGAAAATTATACTTGGTGGTCCTGAAGTGTCTTTTGATTCAGAACTTATTTTGAAAAATAATTTATTTATTGATTTTATTATTTTTGGAGAAGGGGAAATTACATTTAATCACCTTTTAAATACTATAAAAAGCGATGAAAACTTAGCTTTGGTAGATGGTTTATCTTTTAGAATTGGGGAGAAAATAATTAAAAATAAAGAAAGAAATCAAATCGATAATTTGGATATTGTTCCATTTCCTTATTCTGATTTAAAAGAACTTGAAAATAGAATTATTTATTATGAGAGTTCGAGAGGGTGTCCATTTAATTGTCAATATTGCCTTTCTTCGCTAGAAAAAGGTGTAAGATTTTTTTCTTTTGAAAGAGTTAAGAAAGACTTAGACTTTTTTTTAAAGCGCGATGTAGTTCAAGTTAAATTTGTTGATAGGACTTTTAATGCAAATAAAGCTCATGCTTATAAAATATTTGATTATTTAATTCAGAATGATAATGGTATTACAAATTTTCATTTTGAAATGACAGCATCTTTAATTGATGATGATATGATAAGTCTTGTAAAGAATGCTAGAGAAGGTTTGTTTCAATTTGAGATAGGCGTTCAGAGTACAAATGTAGAAACTATAAAAGAAATTAAAAGGAAAATTCCGTTTGATAAGGTTAAATATGTTACTCTAAAGTTACTAGAAAGCAAAAACATACATTTGCATTTGGATCTTATTGCAGGTTTACCGTATGAAACTTTCAGTATTTTTATGAGTTCTTTTGATGATGTATTTGCTCTTAGACCGGAAAAACTTCAATTGGGATTTCTGAAACTTCTTAAAGGAAGTGGACTTAGAAAAAATATTGATATGTACGAGTATGTTTTTGATAATAAAGCTCCATATGAAGTTTTTTCAAATAAATATATTAGTTTTTCTGATATAATTAAGTTAAAAGGGATAGAAGAACTTTTAGAGTTATATTATAACTCAGGGTTATTTAAGCATACAGTCGAGTATATTCTGCTAAATTATTTTGAAAGAGAATCCGAATTTTTTGTAAAATTTAATGAATATTGGATAAGAAAAAAATTGATTCATAATTCACATGGAATGGAACAATTATTTGTTATTTTATATGAATTTATGAACGATTTATTTCCAGACAGCTTGGAAATTATTGGAGAATTATTACAGTTTGATTTTTATAGAATCGGAAAGAAAAAAGAATTTAGTTGGTATAAAAGGGATTTAAAAGAAATAAAAAAAAGTACACATGATTTTTTACATGATGAAGAAAATTTAATGAAATATTTACCAGGATATATTAATGTACCAGCAAAGGAAATATTAAAAAAAATTATAATTAGAGAGTTTTCTCATGATGTAATTCAATTAATTAATAGTGCATATAAAGAGTCGGTTCCAAAGTCAACTTTAGTGCTATTTGATTATAATGTGAGTAATAGAATATTTGATTTCTCTAATTATTATAAAATAAGATGA
- a CDS encoding NAD(+)/NADH kinase, whose product MKNIMLFNNNRKASLKTKEQLKGILIKNGFNIVTEKANLIIVIGGDGTMLSAIRKHRYKNTPFLGINTGSLGFLPSISPNEIEKIISILKNKDYKIMSYPLLEVKGVTVKGNKLFHYAFNEILIKHLDPTIMEAKIYINGKPFNYFTGDGFIISTPIGATGYAIWAGGVATHSELPVYQITPLNPNDNSINRPLKTSMIVPVDTLLDIKIVKDKYRAVIVACDGRKVSNDYISELHISASHKAIKILRWGEYDYFDLYKNKIIDKNISKIIF is encoded by the coding sequence ATGAAAAATATTATGCTATTTAATAATAATAGAAAAGCTTCCTTAAAAACTAAAGAGCAACTGAAAGGTATTCTAATTAAAAATGGATTTAATATAGTAACAGAAAAAGCGAATTTAATCATTGTAATTGGTGGTGATGGTACTATGCTTAGTGCAATTAGAAAGCATAGGTATAAAAACACGCCTTTTCTAGGTATAAATACCGGAAGTTTAGGTTTTTTGCCGAGTATTTCTCCGAATGAAATCGAAAAAATAATTAGTATATTAAAAAATAAAGATTATAAAATTATGAGTTATCCTTTACTTGAAGTAAAAGGTGTAACTGTAAAGGGAAATAAGTTGTTTCATTATGCATTTAATGAAATACTTATTAAGCATTTAGATCCTACAATTATGGAAGCTAAAATATATATTAATGGCAAGCCTTTTAATTATTTTACTGGAGATGGTTTTATTATTTCAACGCCCATCGGTGCAACGGGTTATGCTATATGGGCAGGTGGTGTTGCAACACATTCAGAACTCCCAGTATACCAAATAACACCCTTAAATCCTAATGATAATAGTATTAATAGACCACTTAAAACAAGCATGATTGTTCCGGTAGATACTCTACTCGATATTAAGATTGTTAAAGATAAATATCGAGCTGTAATTGTAGCATGTGATGGTAGAAAAGTTAGCAATGATTATATATCAGAATTACATATAAGTGCTTCTCATAAAGCAATAAAGATATTAAGATGGGGAGAATATGATTATTTCGATTTATATAAAAATAAAATAATTGACAAAAATATTAGTAAAATTATTTTTTGA
- a CDS encoding tetratricopeptide repeat protein, translating to MSKEFEKFLLKKTNEVVFIELKENKTVEFNGVVIDSKTPLPVLLTNIVGKVNEVSISDFKTNDFIDGMAYIIGIDNEFIHKSKYIDLLLAIDKEIWKKFLSKSLFLANNGNKIDAIIYLRVANVLKKGNIDILYNYSRILEEMSNDSSFDDNEKNIFLDESFNSFKEFINEFPDYPFGYYHLGFHYYNKKNYAIASEMWKKSITLNINEDKRDELIERINDIDAKVKYEEGYNLVINGMHEEGLVKLLPLENDYSDWWNLMFFIGLAYRGLENYSKALKYYFKVLDLNTGSIETYNEVGLCLMAEEKYLEAEKYFKEAQKMHIDSSDIWCNLGIVYFKQNKLDLAKEYINKAFELNPDDEVTLAWKSHIESMN from the coding sequence ATGTCAAAAGAATTTGAAAAATTTTTACTTAAAAAAACTAACGAAGTAGTTTTTATTGAGCTAAAAGAAAATAAAACAGTGGAATTTAATGGTGTAGTAATTGATAGTAAAACTCCACTTCCAGTACTACTTACAAACATTGTTGGTAAAGTTAATGAGGTATCAATTTCAGATTTTAAAACAAACGATTTTATAGATGGAATGGCTTATATAATTGGAATTGATAATGAGTTTATTCACAAAAGTAAATACATTGATTTACTACTAGCAATTGATAAAGAAATTTGGAAAAAATTTCTATCAAAATCTTTGTTCTTGGCGAACAATGGAAATAAAATTGATGCTATTATTTATTTAAGAGTAGCAAATGTTTTAAAAAAGGGTAATATTGATATTTTATATAATTATTCACGAATCCTAGAAGAAATGTCAAATGATAGTTCTTTTGATGATAATGAAAAAAATATATTTTTAGATGAATCTTTTAATTCGTTTAAAGAATTTATTAATGAATTTCCTGATTATCCATTTGGATATTACCATTTAGGATTTCATTATTATAATAAGAAAAACTATGCTATTGCAAGTGAAATGTGGAAAAAGTCGATTACGCTTAATATTAATGAGGATAAGAGAGATGAACTTATCGAAAGAATTAATGATATTGATGCTAAAGTTAAATACGAAGAAGGATATAATTTAGTTATTAATGGAATGCATGAAGAAGGTTTAGTAAAACTACTTCCTTTAGAAAATGATTATAGTGATTGGTGGAATCTAATGTTTTTTATTGGGTTAGCCTATAGAGGTTTAGAAAATTATTCAAAAGCACTGAAATACTATTTCAAGGTACTTGATCTAAATACTGGAAGCATAGAAACATATAATGAAGTCGGATTGTGCTTAATGGCTGAAGAAAAATATTTAGAAGCAGAAAAATATTTTAAAGAAGCTCAAAAAATGCATATTGACTCTTCTGATATATGGTGCAATTTAGGAATTGTATATTTTAAACAAAATAAGTTAGACCTTGCTAAGGAGTATATTAATAAAGCATTTGAGCTAAATCCTGATGATGAAGTTACTCTTGCATGGAAATCACATATTGAGTCAATGAATTAA
- a CDS encoding bifunctional enoyl-CoA hydratase/phosphate acetyltransferase: MINNIDELFEKAKVQKTMKLVVAAAQDTDVLEAVSKAAEEKIILPILVGDKNAIESIAKEKGLDISPYEIIDECNLTEVARISVKLVSDGKADFLMKGLIDTAILLRAVLDKEIGLRTDSQLSHVMIYELENYHKLLFLTDGGMNITPTLEEKIKITKNAIDVAKAIGIETVKIAALAAKEKVNPKMPSTVDARSLQEECEKGTFGSGVLLEGPLAFDLAVSKEAAKVKGFSSKIAGDTDILVVPSIEMGNGIGKSFSYIAKGRSAGVIMGAKVPVVLVSRADSYDAKLSSIALGSVIAANM, from the coding sequence TTGATTAATAATATTGATGAACTTTTTGAAAAAGCAAAAGTTCAAAAAACTATGAAACTTGTTGTTGCTGCTGCGCAGGATACGGATGTATTAGAAGCTGTTTCAAAAGCTGCTGAGGAAAAAATAATTTTGCCTATTTTAGTAGGAGATAAAAATGCAATTGAATCAATTGCAAAAGAAAAAGGTTTAGATATTTCTCCTTATGAAATAATTGATGAGTGCAATTTAACTGAAGTTGCAAGAATTTCAGTAAAACTTGTTTCAGATGGAAAAGCAGATTTTCTAATGAAAGGTCTTATTGACACTGCTATATTACTTAGAGCAGTTTTAGATAAAGAAATTGGTCTTAGAACTGATAGCCAATTAAGTCATGTTATGATTTATGAATTAGAGAATTATCACAAATTATTATTCCTAACTGATGGTGGTATGAATATAACGCCAACTTTAGAAGAAAAAATTAAAATAACTAAAAATGCTATTGATGTAGCAAAAGCGATTGGAATTGAAACAGTTAAAATAGCAGCGTTAGCTGCAAAAGAAAAAGTAAATCCTAAAATGCCTTCAACAGTTGATGCTAGATCACTTCAAGAAGAATGTGAAAAAGGTACTTTTGGTAGTGGTGTATTACTTGAAGGACCATTAGCTTTTGATTTAGCTGTATCAAAAGAAGCTGCAAAAGTAAAAGGATTTTCAAGCAAAATAGCTGGAGATACTGATATACTTGTTGTTCCTTCAATTGAAATGGGAAATGGAATTGGTAAATCATTTAGCTATATTGCAAAGGGAAGAAGTGCAGGCGTTATAATGGGTGCAAAAGTACCCGTGGTTTTAGTTTCTAGAGCGGATTCCTATGATGCTAAATTAAGTTCAATTGCGCTTGGAAGTGTAATTGCAGCTAATATGTAA
- the iorA gene encoding indolepyruvate ferredoxin oxidoreductase subunit alpha has translation MKKFLTGNEAVAQGAWEAGVTFAAAYPGTPSTEILESVAHFTDIKAEWATNEKVALETAIGASVAGARSLAAMKHVGVNVAADPLFTIAYTGVTGGLVLVSADDPGCHSSQNEQDNRYYAKFSKIACIEPADSNESRDFIKEAYKISEEFDVAVLFRMTTRVCHSKGLVELGDREEFKMIPYVKKPEKFIAAPANAKIMHPKLEEKLKRLEEFSNTTSLNRIEMHNKKIGIVTSGVAYSYAKEVFGENASYLKIGFSNPLPMQKIKDFAKEVDTLYVIEELEPFIEEQMIQNGIECIGKEKIPRVGELNPDIIAKALLGEERELLVFPEEKIVARPPTLCSGCPHRGFFYSLSKKKDIMITGDIGCYTLGASEPLNATDTVICMGASISMAHGAKQAFVKNGVEKRVLSVIGDSTFFHTGVNSLIGAAYNNSNIVSVILDNRITGMTGHQQNPGTGFSLQGDTTNQIDIPALVKSIGIKHVVTINPLKLDEVDKAVEEAFAFEGPAVIITRWPCALKKYSNQDIKEFGSLINKCIVNEDKCKGCRICTKTGCPSISFDKETKLAHIDANTCVGCEVCLQACPFDAIEKVGE, from the coding sequence ATGAAAAAGTTTTTAACAGGTAATGAAGCGGTTGCTCAAGGTGCTTGGGAAGCTGGAGTAACATTTGCTGCAGCTTATCCTGGAACTCCATCTACGGAAATTCTTGAGAGCGTTGCGCATTTTACGGATATTAAAGCAGAATGGGCAACTAATGAGAAAGTTGCACTTGAAACTGCAATTGGTGCTTCTGTTGCAGGAGCTAGAAGTTTAGCTGCAATGAAACATGTGGGAGTAAACGTTGCTGCAGATCCATTATTTACAATTGCGTATACTGGTGTTACTGGTGGATTAGTTCTTGTATCTGCGGATGATCCTGGTTGTCATTCATCACAGAATGAGCAAGATAATAGATATTATGCAAAATTTTCTAAAATTGCTTGTATAGAGCCAGCGGATTCAAATGAATCAAGAGACTTTATTAAAGAGGCTTATAAAATTTCAGAAGAATTCGATGTTGCAGTTCTTTTTAGAATGACTACAAGAGTTTGTCATTCAAAAGGTCTTGTTGAACTAGGGGACAGAGAAGAGTTTAAAATGATTCCTTATGTAAAAAAACCTGAAAAATTTATTGCCGCACCAGCTAATGCTAAAATTATGCACCCTAAGCTTGAAGAAAAATTGAAAAGATTAGAAGAATTTTCAAATACAACTTCTTTAAATAGAATTGAAATGCATAATAAAAAAATTGGTATAGTAACAAGTGGTGTAGCATATAGCTATGCTAAAGAAGTTTTTGGTGAAAATGCTTCTTATTTAAAAATTGGTTTTTCAAATCCTCTTCCTATGCAAAAAATAAAAGATTTTGCTAAAGAAGTAGATACTTTATATGTTATTGAAGAATTAGAGCCCTTCATTGAAGAGCAGATGATTCAAAATGGAATTGAATGTATTGGTAAAGAAAAGATTCCAAGGGTTGGTGAACTTAATCCAGATATAATAGCAAAAGCTCTATTAGGCGAAGAAAGAGAATTATTAGTTTTTCCTGAGGAAAAAATAGTAGCAAGACCTCCTACACTATGTAGCGGATGTCCACATAGAGGTTTTTTCTATTCACTCTCTAAGAAAAAAGATATTATGATTACTGGTGACATTGGATGCTACACTCTAGGAGCAAGTGAACCGTTAAATGCTACTGATACAGTTATTTGTATGGGCGCTTCTATATCAATGGCACATGGTGCTAAACAAGCATTTGTAAAAAATGGAGTTGAAAAAAGAGTATTATCTGTAATTGGAGACTCGACGTTTTTCCATACAGGAGTAAACTCTTTAATTGGAGCAGCTTATAATAATAGTAATATTGTAAGTGTTATTTTAGATAATAGAATTACAGGAATGACTGGACATCAACAGAATCCAGGTACTGGATTCTCTCTTCAAGGTGACACAACCAATCAAATAGATATTCCTGCATTAGTAAAATCGATTGGTATTAAACATGTGGTTACTATTAATCCATTAAAACTTGATGAAGTAGATAAAGCGGTTGAAGAAGCGTTTGCTTTTGAAGGACCTGCTGTTATCATAACAAGATGGCCATGTGCACTTAAAAAATATTCTAATCAAGATATTAAGGAATTTGGTTCACTTATTAATAAATGTATAGTTAACGAAGATAAATGTAAAGGATGTAGAATTTGTACAAAAACTGGTTGTCCATCAATTAGTTTTGATAAAGAAACGAAATTAGCTCATATTGATGCAAATACATGTGTTGGTTGTGAAGTTTGTCTTCAAGCATGTCCATTTGATGCAATTGAAAAGGTAGGTGAATAA
- a CDS encoding indolepyruvate oxidoreductase subunit beta has protein sequence MAEVKNVLFAGVGGQGIILASKILAAGLIKAGYDVKMSEVHGMAQRGGSVTTQVRFGEKVNSPIIGKGQADILVSFEIMETGKWLDYLKADGKVVVNEFRIPSAPILVGKIDYPEGILDEVKSKATTYSFDASKIAAELGNIKTTNVVLFGALVKAMGLNDIDWEEVIRETVKERFIDINIKALKLGMEQL, from the coding sequence ATGGCTGAAGTTAAAAATGTTTTATTTGCTGGTGTTGGTGGCCAAGGTATTATTCTTGCTAGTAAGATTCTTGCAGCAGGTTTAATAAAAGCTGGTTATGATGTAAAAATGTCTGAAGTGCATGGAATGGCTCAAAGAGGTGGAAGTGTAACCACTCAAGTTAGATTCGGAGAAAAAGTAAATTCTCCTATTATAGGAAAAGGGCAAGCAGATATTTTAGTTTCATTTGAAATTATGGAAACAGGTAAATGGTTAGATTATTTAAAAGCTGATGGAAAAGTAGTTGTAAACGAATTCAGAATTCCATCTGCACCAATATTAGTTGGGAAAATTGATTATCCAGAAGGTATTTTAGATGAAGTGAAATCGAAAGCTACGACATATTCTTTTGATGCTTCAAAAATTGCTGCTGAACTTGGAAACATTAAAACAACGAATGTTGTATTATTTGGAGCTCTTGTAAAAGCTATGGGACTTAATGATATTGATTGGGAAGAAGTAATTAGAGAAACTGTTAAAGAAAGATTTATTGATATAAACATAAAAGCACTTAAGCTTGGTATGGAGCAACTTTAG
- a CDS encoding TrkH family potassium uptake protein yields MNYKMIFKVLGYLLLIIAVSMIPPFLISLFKEQYDMIAFAISIVLTFSIGFILTRIKLENTNTKIKAKEGLVIVTLGWIFASIFGALPFYISGSIPSYVDAFFETVSGFTTTGATIINDIEVLPMGILFWRSFTHWIGGMGILVVAVAVLPMMGAGGFHVFKAESPGPIADKIVPRIKDTAKILYATYIIISILEFILLLFGGMTPFESIVHTFGTLGTGGFSTRNGSIGAFNSSYIFIVISIFMIMSGANFSLYYDLYKGKWRDVIKNSELKLYLSIIAISVFLITLDTNFHLYHNLFNAFKHSLFQVSSIITTTGYTTFDYEKWSSFSKSILFLLMFVGGSAGSTGGSIKVIRILALLKLVKRELTKIIHPRAIVSVKFGNKPVSEDTLLNISSFFMLYMLIFILGTVIISFENISFISAASAVAATLGNIGPGFEFVGPTHTYSNFSDFSKILLSFLMLLGRLELFTVIALLTPKFWKREL; encoded by the coding sequence ATGAATTATAAAATGATTTTCAAAGTATTAGGATACTTACTACTTATAATAGCAGTAAGTATGATACCTCCTTTTCTTATTTCTCTTTTTAAAGAACAATACGATATGATTGCATTTGCTATAAGCATCGTTTTAACTTTTAGCATAGGATTTATTTTAACTAGAATTAAGTTAGAAAATACTAATACTAAAATTAAAGCAAAGGAAGGTTTAGTTATTGTAACACTCGGCTGGATATTCGCTTCAATTTTTGGTGCCTTGCCGTTTTATATTTCAGGTAGCATCCCTTCATATGTTGATGCTTTTTTTGAAACTGTATCAGGATTTACTACTACTGGAGCAACTATTATTAATGATATTGAAGTTTTACCTATGGGAATTTTATTTTGGCGTTCATTTACTCATTGGATTGGTGGCATGGGAATTTTGGTTGTTGCCGTTGCCGTTCTCCCTATGATGGGTGCTGGAGGGTTTCATGTTTTCAAAGCTGAGAGTCCCGGACCAATTGCCGATAAAATAGTACCCAGAATCAAAGATACAGCAAAAATACTCTATGCTACATACATTATTATATCAATTTTAGAATTTATATTGCTTTTATTTGGTGGTATGACACCTTTCGAATCAATCGTTCACACTTTTGGAACACTTGGTACCGGAGGATTTTCAACTAGAAATGGTAGTATTGGAGCATTTAATAGTTCTTATATTTTTATTGTTATTTCTATTTTTATGATAATGTCCGGTGCAAACTTCTCTCTCTATTATGATTTATATAAAGGAAAGTGGAGAGACGTTATTAAAAATAGTGAATTGAAATTGTATTTAAGTATTATTGCAATTAGTGTTTTTCTTATTACACTAGATACAAATTTTCACTTATATCACAATTTGTTTAATGCATTTAAACATTCTTTGTTCCAGGTTAGTTCGATAATTACCACAACTGGTTACACTACTTTTGACTACGAAAAGTGGTCATCATTTTCAAAAAGTATTTTATTTTTATTAATGTTCGTAGGTGGTAGTGCAGGTTCCACTGGCGGTTCTATCAAAGTAATTAGAATCTTAGCGCTATTAAAACTTGTAAAGAGAGAACTTACTAAAATAATACACCCAAGAGCGATAGTTTCAGTGAAATTTGGTAATAAGCCCGTTTCAGAAGATACACTCCTTAATATTTCAAGTTTTTTTATGCTCTATATGCTTATATTTATTCTTGGAACAGTAATTATTTCTTTTGAAAATATAAGTTTTATAAGCGCAGCGAGTGCTGTTGCTGCAACGCTTGGTAATATCGGACCTGGATTTGAATTTGTTGGTCCAACACATACTTATTCAAATTTTTCTGACTTTAGCAAAATATTACTTTCATTTCTTATGTTACTTGGAAGATTAGAACTCTTCACTGTTATTGCACTTCTTACACCAAAGTTTTGGAAAAGAGAATTATAA
- the trkA gene encoding Trk system potassium transporter TrkA, translating into MKVMIVGAGKLGTKLAAAMLNGEIHVTIIDNNPIILDRLKDHLDVLTINANGARKEVLEELHIDTYDLVISVTSNDETNIVISSIAKKLGCKRSVSRIRNPEYANQLDFIKSLYNIDLVINPELATSNEILRYVMESYTFYFGDYAFGKVSLVNFNVRNLSEFVNKSISELTSVDSLLIVAISRNGDIIIPHGGTILHENDIIYVIGKKENIEIIAKKLKESVNKKNVKKVMILGGGKIGYYLADNLSKKGISVKIIESNITRCKTLADTLPDNVLIIHGDGTDINLLEEEELSKMDVFIGVTGYDEENLFMSLRAKQLNIPKVIAKISRQSYIHVIEKLGIDMAINPVNITASNILKYIRGGKVVSVSLLLDGQAEVTEIIASSNLQILNTKIKDLNLPKGIIVGAIVHKNKVIIPKGDSIISKGDRIVVFSLLSEVPALETFFNLKEGR; encoded by the coding sequence ATGAAAGTAATGATAGTTGGTGCAGGAAAACTTGGTACAAAACTAGCAGCCGCAATGCTAAATGGAGAAATTCATGTTACTATAATTGATAATAATCCTATAATACTTGATCGCCTTAAGGATCATCTCGATGTATTAACAATCAATGCTAATGGCGCAAGAAAAGAAGTTTTGGAAGAATTGCACATCGATACATATGATTTAGTAATTTCTGTTACAAGCAATGATGAAACAAATATTGTAATTAGTTCTATTGCTAAAAAATTAGGTTGTAAAAGATCAGTGTCAAGAATAAGAAACCCAGAATATGCTAATCAGCTAGATTTTATAAAATCTTTATATAATATTGACCTTGTAATTAATCCTGAACTTGCTACTTCAAATGAAATTTTACGGTATGTGATGGAAAGCTATACTTTCTATTTTGGTGACTATGCTTTTGGCAAAGTTTCCCTTGTTAATTTTAATGTAAGAAATTTAAGTGAATTTGTCAATAAAAGTATAAGCGAGCTTACATCTGTCGATAGCCTCCTTATTGTTGCTATTTCAAGAAATGGTGATATTATCATTCCTCACGGTGGAACAATTCTACATGAGAACGATATAATTTACGTTATTGGAAAAAAAGAAAACATAGAAATTATTGCAAAAAAATTAAAAGAATCAGTAAATAAAAAAAATGTTAAAAAAGTTATGATATTAGGCGGTGGAAAAATAGGATACTATTTAGCTGATAATCTTTCTAAAAAAGGTATTTCTGTTAAAATAATAGAATCAAATATTACAAGGTGCAAGACTTTGGCAGATACACTCCCAGACAATGTTTTGATAATACATGGAGATGGAACAGATATAAATTTACTTGAAGAAGAAGAACTTTCTAAAATGGATGTATTCATTGGCGTAACCGGATATGATGAAGAAAACTTATTTATGTCACTTAGAGCTAAGCAACTCAACATTCCAAAAGTAATTGCTAAAATTTCAAGACAAAGTTATATACACGTTATAGAAAAACTTGGAATTGATATGGCTATAAACCCTGTAAATATCACTGCAAGTAATATTTTGAAATATATACGAGGTGGAAAAGTTGTATCCGTTTCATTGCTACTGGATGGTCAAGCAGAAGTCACTGAAATTATTGCATCTTCAAACTTACAAATATTAAACACGAAAATTAAAGATTTAAACTTACCAAAGGGAATTATTGTTGGAGCTATTGTTCACAAAAACAAAGTAATTATACCTAAAGGTGACTCCATTATAAGTAAAGGAGATCGAATAGTCGTATTCTCTTTACTTTCTGAAGTTCCAGCACTTGAAACATTCTTCAATTTAAAGGAAGGTAGATAA